The proteins below come from a single Tsuneonella deserti genomic window:
- the fusA gene encoding elongation factor G: MARSHPIERYRNFGIMAHIDAGKTTTTERILYYTGKSYKIGEVHDGAATMDWMEQEQERGITITSAATTTFWQAEDGQGPEHRLNIIDTPGHVDFTIEVERSLRVLDGAVAAFDGVAGVEPQSETVWRQAEKYGVPRMCYINKLDRTGADFYYCVQTIIDRLGAVPAVLYLPIGTEGGFKGLVDLVNDRAIIWQDESLGAKFDYTEIPADMADKAAEYRERLIELAVEQDDDVMEKYLEGELPDAATLKKLIRKGTLNHKFVPVMCGSSFKNKGVQPLLDAVVDYLPSPIDVPAIKGVKPGTDEEDTRPSSDEAPFSALAFKIMNDPFVGSLTFTRIYSGKLTKGSYLNSVKDKKEKIGRMLLMHSNNREDIEEAYAGDIVALAGLKETTTGDTLCDPAKPIILERMEFPEPVIELSVEPKTKADQEKMGVALHRLAAEDPSFRVSTDHESGQTIIKGMGELHLDILVDRMKREFKVEANVGAPQVAYREYLAKPVDVDYTHKKQSGGSGQFGRVKIKVTPGERGQGFVFEDNIKGGNIPKEYIPAIEKGLREQAESGYLVGFPIIDFTVELYDGAYHDVDSSAIAFEIAGRGAMREVAQKSGIKLLEPIMKVEVVTPEDYLGDVIGDINSRRGQIQGTDSRGNAQAVEAMVPLANMFGYVNELRSFTQGRAQYTMQFSHYDEVPANVAAEVKEKLA, translated from the coding sequence TCTGGCAGGCCGAAGACGGCCAGGGCCCCGAGCACCGCCTGAACATCATCGACACCCCCGGGCACGTCGACTTCACCATCGAAGTCGAACGCTCCCTCCGCGTCCTGGACGGCGCAGTAGCCGCGTTCGACGGCGTCGCCGGCGTGGAACCCCAGTCCGAAACCGTCTGGCGCCAGGCTGAAAAGTACGGCGTGCCGCGGATGTGCTACATCAATAAACTGGACCGCACGGGCGCTGACTTCTACTACTGCGTTCAGACGATCATCGATCGTCTCGGTGCGGTTCCGGCCGTCCTTTATCTGCCTATCGGCACAGAAGGTGGCTTCAAGGGTCTGGTCGACCTCGTCAATGATCGTGCGATCATCTGGCAGGACGAGAGCCTCGGAGCGAAGTTCGATTACACCGAAATCCCCGCCGACATGGCCGACAAGGCCGCCGAATATCGTGAACGCCTAATCGAACTCGCTGTCGAACAGGACGACGACGTGATGGAGAAGTATCTGGAAGGCGAACTTCCTGATGCTGCCACGCTCAAGAAGCTGATCCGGAAGGGCACCTTGAACCACAAGTTCGTGCCGGTGATGTGCGGCTCTTCGTTCAAGAACAAGGGTGTGCAGCCGCTGCTGGACGCAGTTGTCGACTACCTGCCGAGCCCTATCGACGTTCCCGCGATCAAGGGCGTCAAGCCGGGCACGGACGAGGAGGACACCCGTCCTTCGTCGGACGAGGCACCGTTCTCTGCACTTGCGTTCAAGATCATGAACGATCCGTTCGTCGGCTCGCTCACCTTCACCCGCATCTATTCGGGCAAGCTGACCAAGGGTTCGTACCTGAACTCGGTTAAGGACAAGAAGGAAAAGATCGGTCGCATGCTGCTGATGCACTCCAACAATCGCGAGGACATCGAGGAAGCGTATGCAGGCGACATCGTTGCACTGGCGGGCCTGAAGGAAACCACCACGGGCGACACGCTGTGCGATCCGGCCAAGCCGATCATTCTCGAGCGCATGGAATTCCCGGAGCCGGTCATCGAACTCTCGGTCGAGCCCAAGACAAAGGCCGACCAGGAGAAGATGGGCGTCGCGCTGCATCGTCTCGCGGCCGAAGATCCGAGCTTCCGTGTTTCGACCGACCATGAATCGGGCCAGACGATCATCAAGGGCATGGGCGAGCTTCACCTCGACATCCTCGTCGATCGCATGAAGCGCGAGTTCAAGGTCGAGGCGAACGTCGGTGCGCCGCAGGTGGCGTACCGCGAGTACCTCGCGAAGCCGGTCGACGTGGACTATACCCACAAAAAGCAGTCGGGCGGCTCGGGTCAGTTCGGCCGTGTGAAGATCAAGGTCACTCCGGGCGAGCGCGGTCAGGGCTTCGTGTTCGAAGACAACATCAAGGGCGGCAACATCCCGAAGGAGTACATTCCGGCAATCGAGAAGGGTCTGCGCGAGCAGGCTGAGAGCGGCTATCTGGTGGGCTTCCCGATCATCGACTTTACCGTCGAGCTATATGACGGTGCGTACCACGACGTCGACTCGAGCGCGATCGCGTTCGAAATCGCCGGTCGCGGCGCGATGCGCGAAGTAGCGCAAAAGTCGGGCATCAAGCTGCTCGAGCCGATCATGAAGGTCGAGGTCGTCACTCCCGAGGATTACCTCGGCGACGTCATTGGCGACATCAACAGCCGCCGTGGCCAGATCCAGGGCACCGACAGCCGGGGCAATGCCCAGGCGGTCGAGGCAATGGTGCCGCTCGCCAACATGTTCGGGTACGTCAATGAGCTGCGCTCGTTCACTCAAGGGCGCGCGCAGTACACGATGCAGTTCTCGCACTATGACGAAGTGCCCGCGAACGTGGCAGCCGAGGTCAAGGAGAAGCTTGCCTAA
- the tuf gene encoding elongation factor Tu yields the protein MAKEKFQRNKPHCNIGTIGHVDHGKTTLTAAITKVMAELHGGAAVDFANIDKAPEERERGITISTAHVEYETDARHYAHVDCPGHADYVKNMITGAAQMDGAILVVNAADGPMPQTREHILLARQVGVPALVVYMNKVDQVDDAEILELVELEVRELLSSYDFDGDNIPIVKGSALAALEGRDDEIGKNSVIELMKAVDEYIPQPERPIDKPFLMPIEDVFSISGRGTVVTGRVESGVVNVGDECEIVGIKDTTKTTVTGVEMFRKLLDRGEAGDNIGALIRGVAREAVERGQVLAKPGSVNPHTDFEAEVYVLSKDEGGRHTPFFANYRPQFYFRTTDVTGEVVLPEGTEMVMPGDNVTIGVKLIAPIAMDEGLRFAIREGGRTVGSGVVSKITK from the coding sequence ATGGCTAAGGAAAAATTCCAGCGGAACAAGCCGCACTGCAACATCGGCACCATCGGTCACGTCGACCACGGCAAGACCACGCTGACCGCCGCGATCACCAAGGTGATGGCCGAACTCCACGGCGGCGCGGCGGTTGATTTCGCCAACATCGACAAGGCTCCCGAAGAGCGCGAGCGCGGCATCACCATCTCGACCGCTCACGTCGAGTATGAAACCGACGCCCGTCACTACGCGCACGTCGATTGCCCGGGCCACGCGGACTACGTGAAGAACATGATCACCGGTGCTGCCCAGATGGACGGCGCGATCCTGGTGGTGAACGCTGCTGACGGCCCGATGCCGCAGACTCGCGAGCACATCCTTCTCGCCCGCCAGGTCGGCGTGCCGGCGCTCGTCGTCTACATGAACAAGGTGGATCAGGTCGACGACGCCGAGATTCTGGAGCTCGTCGAACTCGAGGTCCGCGAGCTGCTCAGCTCGTACGACTTCGACGGCGACAACATTCCGATCGTCAAGGGCTCGGCTCTCGCTGCTCTCGAAGGTCGTGACGACGAGATCGGCAAGAACTCGGTCATCGAGCTGATGAAGGCTGTCGACGAGTACATTCCGCAGCCGGAGCGTCCGATCGACAAGCCGTTCCTCATGCCGATCGAAGACGTTTTCTCGATCTCGGGTCGTGGTACGGTTGTCACCGGCCGCGTCGAATCGGGCGTTGTGAACGTCGGTGACGAGTGCGAGATCGTCGGCATCAAGGACACCACCAAGACGACCGTCACCGGCGTCGAGATGTTCCGCAAGCTCCTCGATCGCGGTGAAGCCGGCGACAACATCGGTGCGCTGATCCGCGGCGTGGCGCGTGAAGCCGTTGAGCGTGGCCAGGTTCTGGCCAAGCCTGGTTCGGTCAACCCGCACACCGATTTCGAAGCCGAAGTGTACGTGCTGTCGAAGGACGAAGGGGGCCGTCACACGCCGTTCTTCGCCAACTACCGCCCGCAGTTCTACTTCCGCACCACCGACGTGACCGGCGAAGTCGTCCTTCCCGAGGGCACCGAGATGGTCATGCCGGGCGACAACGTCACGATCGGCGTCAAGCTGATCGCGCCGATCGCGATGGATGAGGGCCTCCGCTTCGCCATTCGCGAAGGCGGCCGGACCGTCGGTTCGGGCGTCGTGTCGAAGATCACGAAGTAA
- the rpsJ gene encoding 30S ribosomal protein S10 yields MEAQNIRIRLKAFDHRVLDQATGEIADTARRTGALIRGPIPLPTRLEKFTVNRGPHIDKKSREQFEVRTYKRLLDIVQPNAQTVDALMKLDLAAGVNVEIKLA; encoded by the coding sequence ATGGAAGCTCAGAACATCCGCATTCGTCTCAAGGCATTCGATCATCGCGTGCTTGACCAGGCGACCGGAGAAATCGCGGACACCGCGCGTCGTACCGGCGCGCTCATCCGGGGCCCCATTCCGCTGCCGACGCGTCTCGAGAAGTTCACCGTGAACCGCGGTCCGCACATCGACAAGAAGTCGCGGGAGCAGTTCGAGGTGCGCACCTATAAGCGGCTGCTCGACATTGTGCAGCCCAACGCCCAGACGGTCGACGCGCTGATGAAGCTCGATCTGGCCGCTGGCGTGAACGTCGAGATCAAGCTCGCTTGA
- the rplC gene encoding 50S ribosomal protein L3: protein MRSGVIAKKVGMTRLFQEDGRHVPVTVLALEDCQVVSHRTEDRDGYYAVQLGAGEAKQKNVNKPQREAFAKANVGLKMRVAEFRVDGEDALIPVGSSISAEHFIAGQKVDITGCTKGKGFAGAMKRWGFGGMRATHGVSISHRAHGSTGQRQDPGKVFKNKKMAGHMGDKQRTQQNLEVVRTDPARGLIFVKGSVPGAKNGWLLVRDAVKLKAPAELPFPAAIIDRNVPQHEEAPAGLVEAAAEHEVHDQVSPELQEQLAQEQQAGAGDETTPAVGEETSEGGAAGSDESKEG, encoded by the coding sequence ATGCGCTCCGGCGTGATCGCTAAGAAAGTCGGGATGACCCGCCTGTTCCAGGAAGATGGCCGGCACGTCCCGGTCACCGTCCTGGCGCTTGAAGATTGCCAGGTCGTTTCGCATCGTACCGAGGACCGCGACGGCTACTATGCTGTCCAGCTGGGTGCGGGCGAGGCCAAGCAGAAGAACGTCAACAAGCCGCAGCGCGAAGCTTTCGCCAAGGCCAACGTTGGCCTTAAGATGCGCGTCGCGGAATTCCGCGTGGATGGCGAGGATGCGCTGATCCCCGTAGGGTCGAGCATTTCGGCCGAGCACTTCATTGCTGGCCAGAAGGTCGACATCACCGGCTGCACCAAGGGCAAGGGTTTTGCCGGCGCCATGAAGCGTTGGGGCTTCGGAGGCATGCGTGCGACGCACGGTGTTTCGATCAGCCACCGTGCGCACGGTTCGACCGGGCAGCGGCAGGACCCGGGCAAGGTCTTCAAGAACAAGAAGATGGCCGGCCACATGGGTGACAAGCAGCGCACCCAGCAAAACCTCGAGGTTGTCCGCACCGATCCGGCGCGAGGCCTGATCTTCGTAAAGGGCTCGGTCCCTGGCGCGAAGAATGGCTGGCTGCTGGTGCGCGATGCCGTCAAGCTCAAGGCTCCGGCCGAGCTTCCGTTCCCGGCCGCGATCATCGACCGCAACGTTCCCCAGCACGAGGAGGCGCCTGCCGGTCTCGTTGAGGCCGCCGCAGAGCACGAAGTGCACGATCAGGTGAGCCCGGAGCTGCAGGAGCAGCTCGCTCAGGAGCAGCAGGCCGGCGCGGGTGACGAAACCACTCCTGCGGTGGGCGAAGAAACTTCCGAAGGCGGCGCTGCCGGCTCGGACGAGAGCAAGGAGGGCTGA
- the rplD gene encoding 50S ribosomal protein L4 — translation MKVKVQKLDGTEVKGDLELNDDVFGIEPRQDILHRVVTWQMWNRRATARPTRERSEVSRTGKKFGRQKGGGTARHGDRAAPVFIGGGKAHGARKRDFNISLNKKIRSLGLRMALSSKAKGGLVIVDSLVLDDAKTKALKGQFDKNGWGGKVLVIDGDSVEGSFARAAGNLPGVNVMPAVGANVYDILKHDTLVLTKAAVEKLEARFNG, via the coding sequence GTGAAGGTGAAGGTCCAGAAACTCGACGGCACCGAGGTCAAGGGCGATCTCGAGCTGAACGACGACGTGTTCGGCATCGAACCGCGGCAGGACATCCTGCACCGCGTCGTCACCTGGCAGATGTGGAACCGTCGCGCGACGGCGCGTCCCACTCGTGAGCGCAGTGAAGTCTCGCGCACCGGCAAGAAGTTCGGCCGCCAGAAGGGCGGCGGTACGGCTCGACATGGCGACCGCGCGGCCCCCGTGTTCATCGGCGGCGGCAAGGCTCACGGTGCTCGTAAGCGTGATTTCAACATCTCGCTGAACAAGAAGATCCGTTCGCTGGGTCTGCGCATGGCGCTGTCGAGCAAGGCCAAGGGCGGCCTGGTGATCGTCGATAGCCTTGTGCTCGACGATGCCAAGACCAAGGCGCTCAAGGGCCAGTTCGACAAGAATGGCTGGGGCGGCAAGGTTCTCGTGATAGACGGGGACTCGGTCGAAGGTTCGTTCGCCCGTGCCGCTGGCAACCTGCCCGGCGTCAATGTGATGCCGGCTGTGGGCGCCAACGTTTACGACATTCTGAAGCACGACACGCTGGTCCTGACCAAGGCGGCGGTCGAAAAGCTGGAGGCGCGCTTCAATGGCTAA
- a CDS encoding 50S ribosomal protein L23, which translates to MAKNQQIAIDARHYDVILAPHITEKSTLLSEHNGVVFKVANDATKPQIKEAVEALFGVKVTGVNTIVAKGKTKRWKGKPYTRTDMKKAIVTLADGDTIDVTSGI; encoded by the coding sequence ATGGCTAAGAACCAGCAAATCGCGATCGACGCGCGTCATTATGACGTCATCCTCGCGCCCCACATCACCGAGAAGAGCACGTTGCTGTCCGAGCACAATGGCGTGGTCTTCAAGGTCGCCAACGACGCTACCAAGCCGCAGATCAAGGAAGCGGTCGAGGCGCTGTTCGGTGTCAAGGTGACCGGCGTGAACACCATCGTCGCCAAAGGCAAGACCAAGCGCTGGAAGGGTAAGCCCTACACGCGCACGGACATGAAGAAGGCGATTGTCACTCTGGCGGACGGCGACACGATCGACGTCACCAGCGGGATCTGA
- the rplB gene encoding 50S ribosomal protein L2 — translation MALKNYKPTSPARRGLILVDKSALWKGKPVKALVEGKRKTGGRNNKGHVTSRGIAGGHKQKYRYVDFKRRKWDMPATVERLEYDPNRTAFIALVKYEDGELAYILAPQRLAVGDTVVAGEKTDTKPGNAMLLGTMPVGTICHNVEMKPGKGGQIARSAGTYVQVVGRDRGMVIVRLNSGEQRYLRSDCMGTVGAVSNPDNQNQNFAKAGRSRWMGKRPLTRGVAKNPVDHPHGGGEGRTSGGRHPVTPWGKPTKGARTRHNKATDKMIIRSRHAKKKR, via the coding sequence ATGGCACTCAAGAATTACAAGCCGACCAGCCCGGCCCGTCGCGGCCTGATCCTGGTCGACAAGTCCGCCCTGTGGAAGGGCAAGCCGGTCAAGGCGCTGGTCGAAGGCAAGCGCAAGACGGGTGGCCGTAATAACAAGGGGCACGTGACGAGCCGCGGCATCGCGGGCGGCCACAAGCAGAAGTACCGCTACGTCGATTTCAAGCGGCGCAAGTGGGATATGCCGGCGACCGTTGAGCGGCTCGAATACGACCCGAACCGCACCGCGTTCATCGCTCTGGTGAAGTACGAGGACGGTGAACTCGCCTACATCCTCGCGCCGCAGCGCCTCGCGGTCGGCGACACTGTGGTTGCTGGCGAGAAGACCGACACCAAGCCAGGCAACGCCATGTTGCTCGGCACGATGCCGGTCGGCACCATTTGCCACAATGTCGAGATGAAGCCGGGCAAGGGCGGGCAGATTGCCCGTTCGGCCGGGACTTACGTCCAGGTCGTCGGTCGTGACCGCGGGATGGTCATCGTCAGGCTCAATTCAGGCGAGCAGCGTTACCTGCGCTCGGATTGCATGGGTACGGTTGGCGCGGTGTCGAACCCCGACAACCAGAACCAGAACTTCGCCAAGGCCGGCCGCAGCCGCTGGATGGGCAAGCGTCCGCTGACCCGCGGCGTTGCTAAGAATCCGGTCGATCACCCGCACGGCGGCGGCGAAGGCCGCACCTCGGGCGGCCGCCACCCGGTCACCCCGTGGGGCAAGCCGACCAAGGGCGCGCGGACCCGTCATAACAAGGCGACGGACAAGATGATCATCCGTTCGCGTCACGCCAAGAAGAAGAGGTAA
- the rpsS gene encoding 30S ribosomal protein S19 encodes MARSVWKGPFVDLHLLKKAEDAQEKNARGAIKTWSRRSTILPQFVGLTFSVYNGQKFIPVSVNEDMVGHKLGEFAPTRNFPGHAADKKGKR; translated from the coding sequence ATGGCTCGTTCCGTCTGGAAAGGTCCGTTCGTCGACCTCCACCTGCTGAAGAAGGCCGAGGACGCGCAGGAGAAGAACGCGCGCGGTGCGATCAAGACCTGGTCGCGTCGCTCGACGATCCTGCCGCAGTTCGTCGGACTGACCTTCAGCGTCTACAATGGCCAGAAGTTCATTCCGGTCTCCGTCAACGAAGACATGGTCGGCCACAAGCTCGGCGAATTTGCGCCCACGCGCAATTTCCCTGGCCACGCCGCCGACAAGAAGGGCAAGCGCTGA
- the rplV gene encoding 50S ribosomal protein L22: protein MGKQKAPRRVGDNEALAVGTTIRGSAQKLNLVAALIRGRKAEEAMNILTFSKKAMARDASKVLASAIANAENNHNLDVDALVVAEASVGKSVTMKRFHTRGRGKSTRILKPFSRLRIVVRESEEA, encoded by the coding sequence ATGGGCAAGCAGAAAGCTCCCCGCCGCGTGGGCGACAACGAGGCGCTCGCCGTCGGCACCACGATCCGTGGTTCGGCGCAGAAGCTCAACCTTGTCGCCGCGCTGATCCGTGGCCGCAAGGCCGAGGAAGCGATGAACATCCTCACCTTCTCCAAGAAGGCGATGGCGCGTGACGCTTCCAAGGTGCTCGCAAGCGCGATCGCCAACGCCGAGAACAACCACAACCTCGATGTCGACGCGCTCGTCGTCGCCGAGGCGTCGGTCGGCAAGTCTGTCACCATGAAGCGCTTCCACACGCGCGGACGCGGAAAGAGCACCCGCATCCTTAAGCCGTTCAGCCGGCTACGCATCGTGGTCCGCGAGAGCGAGGAGGCCTGA
- the rpsC gene encoding 30S ribosomal protein S3, with product MGHKSNPVGLRLQINRTWDSRWYAEGRDYAKLLSEDIEIRKYIVDSLPQAAISKVVIERPAKLCRVSIYAARPGVIIGKKGADIEKLRAKLATMTKSDVKLNIVEIRKPEIDAKLVAQGIADQLVRRVAFRRAMKRAMQSAMRLGAEGIKVMCGGRLGGAEIARVEQYREGRVPLHTLRANVDYADAEALTAYGIIGIKVWIFKGEILGHDPTAQDRLMMEAQTSGVRPAR from the coding sequence ATGGGTCATAAATCAAACCCCGTCGGCCTGCGCCTGCAGATCAACCGCACCTGGGACAGCCGTTGGTACGCCGAAGGGCGCGACTACGCGAAGCTGCTCAGCGAGGACATCGAGATCCGCAAGTATATCGTCGACAGCCTGCCGCAGGCCGCGATCAGCAAGGTCGTGATCGAGCGTCCGGCAAAGCTGTGCCGCGTTTCCATCTATGCCGCCCGTCCGGGCGTCATCATCGGCAAGAAGGGCGCGGACATCGAGAAGCTTCGCGCCAAGCTGGCGACGATGACCAAGAGCGACGTCAAGCTCAACATTGTCGAGATCCGCAAGCCGGAGATCGATGCCAAGCTCGTCGCGCAGGGTATTGCCGACCAGCTTGTGCGCCGCGTGGCCTTCCGCCGTGCGATGAAGCGCGCGATGCAATCGGCCATGCGCCTGGGTGCCGAAGGCATCAAGGTGATGTGCGGCGGCCGCCTTGGCGGTGCCGAAATCGCCCGCGTCGAACAGTATCGCGAAGGCCGCGTGCCGCTGCATACGCTGCGCGCGAATGTCGACTATGCCGATGCCGAGGCACTCACCGCCTACGGAATCATCGGAATCAAGGTCTGGATCTTCAAGGGTGAGATTCTTGGCCATGATCCGACCGCCCAGGACCGCCTGATGATGGAGGCTCAGACCTCCGGCGTCCGGCCGGCCCGCTGA
- the rplP gene encoding 50S ribosomal protein L16 has protein sequence MLQPKKTKFRKAFKGRIKGDAKGGTSLNFGSYGLKALEPERVTARQIEAARRAITRHIKRQGRLWIRVFPDVPVSKKPAEVRQGKGKGSIEYWAARVKPGRVLFELDGVPGPLAAEAFSRAAMKLPIKTKVIARLGDTSHLGAE, from the coding sequence ATGCTGCAACCGAAGAAGACCAAGTTCCGCAAGGCTTTCAAGGGCCGGATCAAGGGTGACGCCAAGGGCGGCACGAGCCTGAACTTCGGCTCGTACGGCCTCAAGGCGCTCGAGCCCGAGCGCGTCACCGCTCGCCAGATCGAGGCGGCTCGCCGTGCGATCACGCGTCACATCAAGCGTCAGGGACGCCTGTGGATCCGCGTGTTCCCCGACGTGCCGGTGTCGAAGAAGCCTGCCGAAGTCCGCCAGGGCAAGGGCAAGGGCTCGATCGAATACTGGGCCGCCCGTGTGAAGCCGGGCCGCGTGCTGTTCGAACTCGACGGCGTTCCTGGCCCCCTTGCTGCCGAGGCGTTCAGCCGTGCGGCGATGAAGCTGCCGATCAAGACCAAGGTTATCGCCCGTCTGGGTGACACCAGCCACCTGGGAGCCGAGTGA
- the rpmC gene encoding 50S ribosomal protein L29 — protein MAKKPTKAPAGSKAEDMRTKTDDQLGEQLVELKREAFNLRFQAATNQLERPARIREVRRDIARIKTLQGERSRAAEAK, from the coding sequence ATGGCGAAGAAGCCCACCAAAGCACCCGCCGGCAGCAAGGCCGAGGATATGCGCACAAAGACCGATGACCAGCTCGGCGAGCAACTCGTGGAGCTGAAGCGCGAGGCGTTCAACCTGCGCTTTCAGGCCGCGACCAACCAGCTGGAGCGCCCGGCGCGCATCCGCGAGGTGCGCCGCGACATCGCGCGTATCAAGACGCTGCAGGGCGAGCGTTCTCGCGCTGCCGAAGCGAAGTAA
- the rpsQ gene encoding 30S ribosomal protein S17, which yields MPKRILVGTVVSDKTDKTVTVLVERKVKHPLYGKIIRRSKKYHAHDEANEFHPGDVVRIEETRPISKTKTWTVKDRVLAGGVQAVEADIEVAEAGN from the coding sequence ATGCCCAAGCGTATCCTGGTCGGGACAGTCGTCTCCGACAAGACCGACAAGACCGTGACCGTGCTGGTCGAGCGCAAGGTGAAGCACCCGCTCTACGGCAAGATCATCCGTCGCTCGAAGAAGTATCACGCGCATGATGAAGCCAACGAGTTTCATCCTGGCGACGTGGTGCGGATCGAGGAAACCCGGCCGATCTCCAAGACCAAGACCTGGACCGTGAAGGACCGGGTACTGGCTGGCGGCGTCCAGGCGGTCGAAGCCGACATCGAAGTTGCCGAAGCCGGTAACTGA
- the rplN gene encoding 50S ribosomal protein L14 has protein sequence MIQMQSTLDVADNSGAKRVQCIKVLGGSKRRTAGVGDVIVVSVKEAQPRTRVKKGDVHRAVIVRTRKDVRRADGSVIRFDSNAAVLVNKNEEPIGTRIFGPVVRELRGRGFMKIISLAPEVL, from the coding sequence ATGATCCAGATGCAATCCACGCTCGACGTCGCTGACAACAGCGGCGCCAAGCGCGTCCAGTGCATCAAGGTGCTGGGCGGGTCCAAGCGCCGCACCGCCGGCGTGGGCGACGTCATCGTCGTCTCGGTGAAGGAGGCGCAGCCGCGGACCCGCGTGAAGAAGGGCGACGTTCATCGCGCGGTTATCGTGCGCACTCGCAAGGATGTGCGTCGCGCCGATGGCAGCGTCATTCGCTTCGACAGCAATGCCGCCGTGCTGGTGAACAAGAACGAGGAGCCCATCGGCACCCGTATCTTCGGGCCCGTGGTTCGTGAGCTGCGCGGTCGTGGCTTCATGAAGATCATCAGCCTTGCTCCGGAGGTGCTGTGA
- the rplX gene encoding 50S ribosomal protein L24, whose protein sequence is MAAAKIKKGDNVVVLSGKDKGRTGTVQAVMPKDGKVVIDGINVSARHRKASQTNPQGGIDRKPAPMHISKVALADPKDGKPTRVRFETKDGRKVRVAVKSGETIDG, encoded by the coding sequence ATGGCTGCCGCCAAGATCAAGAAGGGCGATAACGTCGTAGTGCTTTCGGGCAAGGACAAGGGCCGCACCGGCACCGTCCAGGCCGTGATGCCCAAGGATGGCAAGGTTGTCATCGATGGCATCAATGTGTCGGCCCGCCACCGCAAGGCGAGCCAGACCAACCCGCAGGGTGGCATCGATCGCAAGCCTGCGCCGATGCACATCTCGAAGGTTGCGCTGGCCGATCCGAAGGATGGCAAGCCGACCCGCGTCCGCTTCGAAACGAAGGACGGGCGCAAGGTTCGCGTTGCCGTTAAGTCCGGGGAGACCATCGATGGCTGA
- the rplE gene encoding 50S ribosomal protein L5, which produces MADQQYTPRLKAKYEAEIAKAMTEKFGYKNAMEVPKLEKITLNMGVGEASQDKKKVQTAAEEMALIAGQKPVITKAKKSIAQFKLREGMPIGTKVTLRRERMYEFLDRLVTVAMPRIRDFRGLNPKSFDGRGNYAMGLKEQIIFPEISYDKIEKVRGMDIIVTTTAKTDDEARELLRLFGFPFPREEAAAPESTGEQQAA; this is translated from the coding sequence ATGGCTGATCAGCAGTATACTCCGCGTCTGAAGGCCAAGTACGAAGCCGAGATCGCCAAGGCGATGACGGAGAAGTTCGGCTACAAGAACGCGATGGAAGTGCCCAAGCTTGAGAAGATCACGCTCAACATGGGCGTGGGCGAAGCGAGCCAGGACAAGAAGAAGGTCCAGACCGCCGCCGAGGAAATGGCGCTCATCGCTGGCCAGAAGCCGGTCATCACCAAGGCCAAGAAGTCGATCGCCCAGTTCAAGCTGCGTGAAGGCATGCCGATCGGTACCAAGGTGACCCTTCGCCGCGAGCGGATGTATGAGTTCCTCGACCGGCTCGTGACCGTCGCGATGCCCCGCATCCGCGACTTCCGCGGGCTGAACCCGAAGAGCTTCGACGGGCGCGGCAACTATGCAATGGGCCTCAAGGAACAGATCATCTTCCCGGAAATCTCGTACGACAAGATCGAGAAGGTCCGCGGGATGGATATCATTGTAACCACCACGGCGAAGACCGACGACGAGGCGCGCGAGCTGCTGCGCCTGTTCGGCTTCCCGTTCCCGCGCGAAGAAGCCGCTGCTCCGGAATCGACCGGCGAGCAGCAGGCCGCGTGA
- the rpsN gene encoding 30S ribosomal protein S14, whose protein sequence is MAKLSSINKNERRKKLVKKYAGKYARLKAIADDKSLDDGERLMARLKLAEIPRNANPTRVRNRCSTTGRPRGYYRKFGLNRIELRDLGNKGLIPGLTKSSW, encoded by the coding sequence ATGGCGAAACTGAGTTCGATCAACAAGAACGAGCGGCGCAAGAAGCTCGTGAAGAAGTATGCCGGCAAGTACGCCCGGTTGAAGGCTATTGCCGATGACAAGTCGCTCGACGATGGCGAGCGTCTGATGGCTCGCCTGAAGCTGGCGGAAATCCCGCGCAATGCAAACCCGACCCGGGTGCGCAACCGCTGCTCCACCACCGGCCGCCCGCGCGGCTACTACCGCAAGTTCGGGCTCAACCGCATCGAGCTCCGCGATCTCGGCAACAAGGGCCTCATTCCGGGCCTGACCAAGTCGAGCTGGTGA